In one Clostridia bacterium genomic region, the following are encoded:
- a CDS encoding ferredoxin family protein: protein MAYVIAEPCIGTKDTACVDACPVDCIHPKKDEPAFATEEMLYIDPVECIDCGACVPVCPVSAIFALDDLPEKWASYAERNAKYFGR from the coding sequence ATGGCATACGTAATCGCTGAACCCTGCATTGGCACGAAGGACACGGCCTGCGTGGATGCCTGCCCCGTGGACTGCATTCACCCGAAGAAAGATGAACCTGCGTTCGCGACTGAAGAAATGCTCTACATTGATCCGGTGGAGTGCATCGATTGCGGCGCATGCGTTCCTGTATGTCCAGTGTCGGCGATCTTTGCTCTTGATGACCTGCCGGAAAAGTGGGCTTCCTACGCCGAGCGAAACGCGAAGTACTTTGGCCGTTAG